A stretch of DNA from Desulfosarcina ovata subsp. ovata:
ATCCAGCCCCAGATGCTGGGCACTTTCCCCATCGGCAAAGACCAGGGGCAAAACGCCCATGCCCACCAGATTGTTGCGGTGGATGCGCTCATAGGATTCGGCGATGACGGCCTTAATTCCCAACAGGTTGGTGCCCTTGGCAGCCCAGTCCCGGGAGGAGCCGGTGCCGTATTCCTTGCCCCCCAGTACGATCAGCGGCGTGCCTTCGCGTTTATAGGCCATGGCTGCATCAAAGTTATACATCTGTTTGTTTTCCGGAAACTTCACGGTAAAACTGCCCTGTTTGGGATCCACGAGCCGGTTCTTGATACGGATATTGCCGAAAGTGCCGCGCATCATCACCTCATGATTTCCGCGACGGGAGCCGTAGGAGTTGAAGTCCCCCTGATTGACCCCGTTTGCAATCAGATACTGTCCGGCCGGATAATCTTCGGGAATGGCCCCGGCCGGGGAGATATGGTCGGTGGTGACCGAATCACCCAAAAGCAGAAACGCGCGGGCGTTGCTAATATCACCGGGTATTTGGGGCGTAATCGAAAATCCGTCGAAATAGGGTGGATTCTTGATATAGGTGGATGCCGCGTTCCAGGCAAACGTGGTGCTTTCGGCCGTATCCAGCGCCTCCCAGAATTGATCCCCGTCAAAAATCCGGGCGTACTCCTGCTCGTAAAATTCCTTGTTTACATGGGCCTTGACCAACTCGTCGATCTGCTCGTGGGCCGGCCACAGGTCTTCCAGATAGACGGGCTCGCCGTTGGGATCGATCCCCACGGGTTCGACGGTCAGATCGATATCCACCCGTCCGGCCAGGGCAAAGGCCATCACCAGCATAGGGGATGCCAGGAAATTGGATTTGATGTTCTGGTGGATGCGGGCCTCGAAATTGCGGTTGCCGGAAAGCACGGCGGCGACATTCAAATCATTTTCCTTGATCAGCGCTTCGATGTCCGGATTCAGGGGACCGCTGTTGCCGATGCAGGTGGTACAGCCAAACGCGGCCAGGTGAAATCCCAGCGCCTTGAAATAGGGCATCAACCCGGCGGCCTGCAGGTAATCCATAACCACTTTGGATCCCGGCGCCAGCGATGTCTTTACAAAGGGAGGGACCCGCAGTCCCTTGGAAACGGCGTTTTTGGCAATCAGTCCGGCGCCCATGAGCACATGGGGGTTGGAGGTGTTGGTACAGGAGGTGATGGCGGCAATGACGATGTTGCCATCGCCGAGTTTTACCGGTTGGCCGCCCAACTGCAGATCGAACTGGCGCGGGGCCAGGGGACGGCATTGCCGGGCGCGTGAGTTTTGGTTGCCCGACTCGTCGTGGAATTCGGAGATCTGTTTGATTTCGGCATTCCGGTCGTATGCACAGCCGAGAATATCGGCAAACGCGCGTTTCAGGTCGGGTAGGGCAATCCGATCCTGGGGGCGGGCCGGACCTGCCAGGGAGGGCTCGACCGTTGATAGATCGAGTTCGACCACTTGGGTGAACTCAGGGTCCGCGTCGCCGGTGTAGAACATCCCGGTTGCCTTGGTGTACGCTTCCACCAGTTTTGCCCGCTCGCCACGCCCGGTGAGTTTGAGGTAGGCCAGGGTCTTTTCGTCCACCGGGAAGAACCCCAGGGTGGCACCGTATTCCGGTGTCATGTTGGCAATGGTCGCCCGATCGGTGACAGAGAGGCTTTTCATCCCGGGGCCGAAATACTCGACGAA
This window harbors:
- the acnA gene encoding aconitate hydratase AcnA, whose product is MKNTDYAKPLQVDEKTFTYFDFPQYAADAGIAIKTLPFSIRILLENLLRKFDNRVVKQTDLNNIVGWKKTYDAPVEIPYHPARVLMQDFTGVPAVVDLAAMRDAVKTLGKDPARVNPLVPTELIVDHSVQVDFFGTDEALEKNVNLEYRRNSERYELLKWAQKSFANFKVVPPNSGICHQVNLENLGRVVISQDGGDAPVAYLDTVVGTDSHTPMINGIGVMGWGVGGIEAEAVMLGQPYYMSIPEVIGVKLTGRLKEGVTATDLVLTITEMLRQVKVVEKFVEYFGPGMKSLSVTDRATIANMTPEYGATLGFFPVDEKTLAYLKLTGRGERAKLVEAYTKATGMFYTGDADPEFTQVVELDLSTVEPSLAGPARPQDRIALPDLKRAFADILGCAYDRNAEIKQISEFHDESGNQNSRARQCRPLAPRQFDLQLGGQPVKLGDGNIVIAAITSCTNTSNPHVLMGAGLIAKNAVSKGLRVPPFVKTSLAPGSKVVMDYLQAAGLMPYFKALGFHLAAFGCTTCIGNSGPLNPDIEALIKENDLNVAAVLSGNRNFEARIHQNIKSNFLASPMLVMAFALAGRVDIDLTVEPVGIDPNGEPVYLEDLWPAHEQIDELVKAHVNKEFYEQEYARIFDGDQFWEALDTAESTTFAWNAASTYIKNPPYFDGFSITPQIPGDISNARAFLLLGDSVTTDHISPAGAIPEDYPAGQYLIANGVNQGDFNSYGSRRGNHEVMMRGTFGNIRIKNRLVDPKQGSFTVKFPENKQMYNFDAAMAYKREGTPLIVLGGKEYGTGSSRDWAAKGTNLLGIKAVIAESYERIHRNNLVGMGVLPLVFADGESAQHLGLDGSETFSISGIGNMIPRKTLSVKAVKADGSEIDFNVTSRLDTEVDVEYFENGGILPCVIRKMMADS